One window of Mangrovibacterium diazotrophicum genomic DNA carries:
- a CDS encoding potassium channel family protein, whose product MKQPILLLTLLLSTIVGYSQEIKFLEYSYSEFFRLIQEEQDSVFVFENAIVTFNPATDEEFKGFFKQRDSIFQSESFPEKVVDKEIQLQNVIFKSRIIESQKYKGEKVTVTEGAFIHFHFLKAVSLVDVYAFNCFNSKFENSFYYENKEICSTDQSLIAGISNSNYFASNEFKNAFFRFNCESENIIVFNNKFDIDNNNRRFSLNFIVNNNRLTSFGKNRINGSRLVYLSQNNCQWVDFRDNNFNTTTQISISNMHGLNRLIVKSNTFEKPVIFDIDKFYPVKYSVEWKQFDNELIADMGLGPYLAKIAYEKNIQFNPFDDQYLKQYIDSIRIADEDAYTGEMGFRGFFYNHYKSIFDNENANAVYVNLKNLETKRLAYLYKNNPTFDTFFTWKINQFLKVFSAYGTKPSRAIIFSLYVILIFALFYLFFPNSWDSHGKHRIIHRYSFFLKYLRRNQGIHEVYLEEKQPELLGYEHFRQMIEESEYEVPRFFRATALPLYKWSLSGTKLTAAVLSRVDVMKGTWQEVPPAHRWWKGLLLIGAFLMALAWDVIIKILNALMLSINTFTTLGFGEIPIKGLPRYLAIVQGFIGWFMLTIFSVSLISQLLN is encoded by the coding sequence ATGAAACAACCTATCCTTCTACTGACACTGCTCCTTAGTACTATTGTGGGCTACAGCCAGGAAATCAAGTTTCTGGAATATTCCTATTCCGAATTCTTCAGGCTCATTCAGGAAGAGCAGGACTCCGTTTTCGTGTTTGAAAATGCCATCGTCACCTTCAACCCTGCAACCGACGAGGAATTTAAAGGCTTCTTTAAACAACGCGATTCGATCTTTCAATCTGAATCTTTTCCTGAAAAAGTCGTCGATAAAGAAATTCAGCTTCAAAATGTCATTTTCAAAAGCCGGATTATTGAAAGTCAGAAATACAAGGGCGAAAAAGTTACTGTTACTGAAGGCGCTTTTATTCACTTTCATTTTTTAAAAGCGGTCAGCCTGGTTGATGTTTACGCCTTTAATTGTTTTAATTCGAAATTCGAAAACAGTTTTTACTACGAGAACAAAGAAATCTGTTCGACTGACCAGTCGCTGATTGCCGGAATTTCGAACTCAAACTATTTCGCCTCCAACGAATTTAAAAATGCATTCTTCCGGTTTAATTGTGAGTCGGAAAATATTATCGTTTTCAATAACAAATTCGATATTGACAATAATAACCGGCGCTTCAGTCTGAATTTTATCGTCAACAACAACAGACTTACATCTTTTGGTAAAAACAGGATCAACGGTTCGCGATTGGTATACTTGAGCCAGAACAACTGCCAATGGGTCGATTTTCGGGATAATAACTTCAATACAACGACTCAAATCTCCATCAGCAATATGCATGGGCTAAACCGTTTAATTGTCAAATCCAACACGTTTGAAAAACCCGTCATATTTGACATCGACAAATTTTACCCGGTAAAATACAGCGTTGAATGGAAACAGTTTGATAATGAGTTGATCGCTGATATGGGACTTGGCCCTTATTTGGCGAAAATTGCTTACGAAAAAAACATCCAATTCAACCCTTTTGACGATCAGTATCTCAAACAATATATTGACTCAATCCGGATTGCCGATGAAGATGCCTATACCGGGGAGATGGGCTTTCGGGGATTTTTCTACAATCATTACAAATCGATTTTTGATAACGAAAACGCCAACGCGGTCTATGTTAATTTGAAAAACCTGGAAACGAAAAGGCTGGCATATCTTTATAAAAACAATCCTACGTTCGACACTTTCTTCACCTGGAAGATTAACCAGTTTCTGAAGGTGTTTTCTGCCTACGGAACCAAACCATCTCGCGCCATCATTTTTTCGTTATACGTCATCCTCATTTTTGCCCTCTTCTACCTGTTCTTTCCCAACAGTTGGGACAGCCACGGAAAGCATCGTATCATTCACCGCTATAGCTTTTTCCTGAAGTATCTGCGACGCAACCAGGGCATCCATGAAGTGTATCTCGAGGAAAAGCAGCCTGAGTTACTGGGCTACGAACATTTCAGGCAGATGATTGAGGAATCGGAATATGAAGTTCCCCGCTTTTTCAGGGCTACAGCCTTGCCGCTCTACAAATGGTCGTTGTCAGGCACAAAGTTGACTGCGGCTGTACTTAGCAGAGTCGACGTCATGAAAGGAACCTGGCAGGAAGTGCCACCTGCTCACCGCTGGTGGAAAGGCCTACTGCTAATAGGCGCCTTTTTAATGGCGCTGGCTTGGGACGTTATTATCAAAATTTTGAACGCACTGATGCTCTCGATCAACACCTTTACCACCCTTGGTTTTGGCGAAATCCCCATTAAAGGTCTTCCTCGCTACCTGGCCATTGTGCAGGGTTTCATCGGCTGGTTTATGCTGACCATTTTCTCCGTTTCTCTGATTTCTCAACTTTTAAATTAA
- the radA gene encoding DNA repair protein RadA, translated as MAKIKTVYTCQNCGNTSPKWVGRCTNCSEWNTYVEEVEVKQTQSPLPSRSASGAQPQRLSEVGAGQVERIDTRNSELNRTLGGGLVPGSLVLVGGEPGIGKSTLVLQVALDLTGRKILYVSGEESIQQIKIRANRLKRENENCYFLSETSLENILTHCEHMEPELLVVDSIQTVATSYIESSPGSVSQIRECTNGILKFAKERRIPVILIGHITKEGSLAGPKVLEHMVDTVLQFEGENQYMYRILRSIKNRFGSTSELGIFEMNNTGMREVSNPSELLINRDDEGLSGTAIACAIEGNRPLLIEIQSLVSTAAYGTPQRSSTGFDLRRLNMLLAVLEKRAGFKLAAKDVFLNIAGGIKVDDPAIDLAVISAVLSSNFDLSISKSQCFAGEVGLSGEIRAVNRLEQRIAEAEKLGMKKIFVPANGKALNFSKYKIEIDPVSRVDEFFRKVFRK; from the coding sequence ATGGCTAAAATAAAAACGGTTTATACCTGTCAGAACTGCGGCAACACCTCGCCCAAATGGGTGGGCCGCTGCACCAATTGCAGCGAATGGAACACCTACGTTGAAGAGGTGGAAGTGAAGCAAACGCAATCGCCTCTTCCCTCACGCTCGGCAAGTGGCGCCCAACCGCAACGGCTTTCGGAAGTTGGTGCCGGACAGGTAGAACGCATCGACACGCGCAACAGCGAGCTGAACCGCACCCTTGGTGGCGGACTGGTTCCGGGATCGCTGGTTTTAGTTGGCGGTGAACCGGGCATCGGTAAATCGACGCTAGTGTTACAGGTGGCACTCGACCTCACCGGCCGCAAAATTCTGTATGTTTCGGGTGAAGAAAGCATTCAACAGATTAAGATCCGTGCCAACCGTCTGAAGCGCGAAAACGAGAACTGCTATTTCCTGAGTGAAACATCGCTGGAAAACATCCTGACACATTGCGAACACATGGAGCCGGAATTGCTCGTGGTCGACTCCATCCAAACCGTGGCCACTTCTTATATTGAATCGTCGCCCGGCTCAGTGTCACAAATCCGCGAGTGCACCAACGGCATTCTCAAGTTTGCCAAGGAGCGCCGCATCCCGGTTATTCTCATCGGGCACATTACCAAGGAAGGCAGCCTTGCCGGCCCCAAGGTACTGGAGCACATGGTCGACACGGTGCTGCAGTTCGAAGGCGAAAACCAATACATGTACCGGATCCTGCGCTCCATTAAGAACCGCTTTGGCTCTACCTCGGAGTTGGGTATCTTCGAGATGAATAACACCGGCATGCGCGAAGTGAGCAACCCATCGGAGCTGCTCATCAACCGCGACGACGAAGGCTTAAGCGGAACAGCCATTGCCTGCGCTATCGAGGGAAACCGCCCGCTGCTGATCGAGATCCAGTCGCTGGTGAGCACAGCAGCCTACGGAACTCCGCAACGCTCCTCTACAGGCTTCGACCTGCGCCGCCTCAACATGTTGCTGGCTGTTTTGGAAAAACGCGCCGGCTTTAAGCTGGCAGCCAAAGACGTCTTCCTCAACATTGCCGGGGGCATCAAGGTCGACGATCCTGCTATCGACCTGGCCGTGATCTCGGCTGTACTTTCGTCCAACTTCGATCTATCCATCAGTAAGTCGCAGTGCTTTGCCGGAGAAGTTGGCCTTTCAGGCGAAATCCGCGCCGTAAACCGCCTGGAGCAACGCATCGCTGAAGCCGAAAAGCTAGGCATGAAAAAAATCTTTGTTCCGGCCAACGGCAAAGCCCTCAACTTCAGCAAATACAAAATTGAGATTGATCCCGTTTCAAGGGTCGATGAGTTTTTCAGGAAAGTGTTTCGGAAATAG
- a CDS encoding efflux RND transporter periplasmic adaptor subunit, with protein MKKTLALLILTGLFSACSSPKPQQATPSYPVVEVKTENIPIVKEFVGQTYGLFDIAIRARVDGYLENLHFKEGGRVKKGQLLYTIDPAPFDAKVAEAMSKVAEAKTRVVQAKSDYQRYKPLSETNAVSQSDYDAAVANLGAAEAALEASNASLDYAKIQQSYTRIFAPISGIIGRSEARESDYVGMAPNPVVLNTISRIDTILVRFSLSELEYLEFIKYAKSKNAVANPQKRDADIELIFADGSVHPYPGKLDFVDRNIDPTTGTLMLQASFPNPESTVRPGQFAKLRGTVDIENDAILIPQKCVQEIQGQYNVFVVNNENKIEFREVTVAQTIEDMWVISSGLKAGEKIILEGLNSVRTGMTIQPDLTQFKSVRTTKAQ; from the coding sequence ATGAAAAAAACCCTGGCGCTGTTAATCCTAACAGGTTTATTTTCGGCTTGCTCCTCCCCTAAACCACAGCAAGCAACACCAAGCTACCCGGTAGTCGAAGTCAAAACGGAAAACATCCCCATCGTCAAAGAATTTGTGGGGCAGACCTACGGCTTGTTCGATATTGCGATTCGAGCCCGCGTTGATGGCTACCTCGAAAATCTTCACTTTAAAGAAGGTGGACGCGTAAAAAAAGGACAACTGTTGTACACCATCGACCCGGCGCCATTTGATGCGAAAGTGGCCGAAGCAATGAGTAAGGTCGCTGAAGCCAAAACCCGCGTTGTTCAGGCCAAAAGCGACTACCAACGCTACAAGCCCCTGTCGGAGACCAATGCGGTGAGCCAAAGCGACTACGACGCCGCCGTGGCAAATCTTGGAGCCGCCGAAGCAGCATTGGAAGCCTCCAATGCATCGCTCGACTATGCAAAAATCCAGCAAAGCTACACACGTATTTTTGCCCCGATCTCGGGTATTATCGGACGTTCTGAAGCCCGCGAATCCGACTATGTCGGCATGGCTCCCAACCCGGTTGTGCTGAATACCATTTCCCGGATCGACACTATCCTGGTACGTTTCTCTTTGTCGGAGCTGGAATACCTGGAGTTTATCAAATACGCCAAGTCTAAAAATGCCGTTGCCAACCCTCAAAAACGGGATGCCGATATTGAGTTGATCTTTGCTGATGGTTCTGTTCATCCCTATCCCGGCAAACTCGATTTTGTAGACCGTAACATCGACCCGACCACCGGTACGTTGATGCTTCAGGCTTCTTTTCCAAATCCGGAAAGTACGGTGCGCCCCGGGCAGTTTGCCAAGCTACGAGGAACAGTCGATATTGAAAACGACGCCATCCTTATTCCTCAAAAATGTGTGCAGGAAATCCAGGGACAATACAATGTGTTTGTTGTCAACAATGAAAACAAAATCGAATTTCGGGAAGTAACAGTTGCCCAAACAATAGAAGATATGTGGGTGATTTCATCCGGATTGAAAGCCGGCGAAAAAATCATTTTGGAAGGGCTCAACAGTGTCCGAACCGGGATGACTATTCAACCTGACCTCACTCAGTTCAAATCAGTCAGAACTACGAAAGCACAATAA
- a CDS encoding efflux RND transporter permease subunit — MGNIFVRRPIVAIVIAIVMVIVGSLSMLQLPMEQYPDITPPMVEVRANYTGANALNVEQSVATPLEQQINGVDNMIYMKSTNANDGSMAIQISFEVGTDPDMNTVFAQNRVSAATAKLPEEVKRLGVTTNKSMSSIVLALAVYSDGRYDQEFLGNYSLINIQDILARIKGVGRVNVLGASDYSMRIWVKPDRLAQLGITVPEIMGAVKEQNVIVPGGKFGAEPAPPGTEFTYTVTLPERLVSEKEFGDIVIRNNKDGSQVKVKDVASIELGVERYTTNAKFKGQDCALITIYQAPGTNAVELGQNIISAMDGLSNSFPEGVTYDIALDATAPITAGLKEVAITLVIALLLVILVVYLFIQDWRATLIPTIAIPVSLIAAFALFPLLGFSINTLSLLGLVLAIGIVVDDAIVVVEAVQVNIANGMDSKEATIKAMKEVTAPVIATTLVLVAVFIPVAAMGGITGRLYQQFAITIAVSVCFSSINALSLSPALASLLLRKPAEPKGLLGKFFKGFNKAFDRSSVSYMNATNIFARKIKRSVIYIGIVVVLMMVLGKMVPGGFIPEEDQGYLFINVQLPDASSLQRTDKVLDRATAILSQVEYVASATSASGFNMLSGSNSTNAGVIFLTLKDWAERDKTANEIAQYLNYLFYSQIKEAQVYAFGPPAIPGLGNGSGFSLMLQDKSGSSPQYLAEQAAKFIQAANQRPEIARIFTTFRANVPQRKLNINRDKALKSGVSLNDLYTSISVFLGGAYVNDFNRFGRLYKAYIQAEPEYRQNGDQLNLFFVKNRDGESLPLSSLVEVDKSYGPDFTNRFNLYRSAELSGTPAAGYTSTQALDALEQVAAEVLPATMSYEWSGMSYQEKKASGSGSIVFVFALIFVFLILAAQYESWSLPFSILLGTPFAVFGAMLFVWIARFFSLSFENNVFMQISLVMLIAMAAKNAILIVEFAKLKFEEGLSLYDAAIESARLRFRPILMTAFSFILGVFPLVMASGAGAEARKVMGMALLGGMVLATVLGVLLYPMLFILIGRLAGYEKKRELAAKKQQS; from the coding sequence ATGGGAAATATATTTGTCAGAAGACCAATCGTTGCCATTGTTATTGCGATTGTCATGGTGATCGTTGGGAGTTTGTCCATGTTGCAGCTCCCTATGGAGCAATACCCGGACATTACGCCGCCAATGGTTGAAGTACGGGCCAACTATACCGGGGCCAACGCCCTGAATGTGGAGCAATCGGTAGCCACGCCGCTGGAACAACAGATCAACGGGGTGGATAACATGATTTACATGAAATCAACCAATGCGAACGACGGCTCCATGGCTATTCAGATTTCATTTGAAGTGGGCACCGACCCCGACATGAACACCGTGTTTGCCCAAAACCGCGTATCGGCTGCTACCGCCAAACTACCGGAAGAGGTGAAGCGACTTGGCGTAACCACCAACAAAAGTATGAGCAGCATCGTGCTTGCGCTGGCTGTTTACTCTGACGGTCGGTACGACCAGGAATTCCTCGGAAACTATTCGCTCATCAACATCCAGGATATCCTGGCACGGATTAAAGGAGTTGGACGGGTAAATGTACTTGGTGCTTCGGATTATTCGATGCGAATCTGGGTGAAACCCGACCGGCTCGCCCAACTCGGAATCACGGTTCCCGAGATCATGGGGGCTGTAAAAGAACAAAACGTGATTGTGCCGGGTGGTAAGTTTGGTGCCGAACCGGCGCCACCGGGAACCGAATTCACCTACACCGTTACCCTGCCCGAACGCCTGGTTTCGGAAAAAGAATTTGGCGACATCGTGATCCGCAACAACAAAGACGGAAGCCAGGTAAAAGTGAAAGATGTGGCCTCCATTGAACTCGGCGTGGAACGCTACACCACCAATGCCAAGTTTAAGGGACAGGACTGTGCTCTCATCACCATTTACCAGGCACCCGGAACCAACGCTGTTGAGCTGGGACAAAACATCATCTCAGCTATGGATGGACTATCCAATTCTTTCCCCGAAGGTGTCACCTACGATATCGCACTCGATGCAACTGCCCCCATCACGGCCGGGCTGAAAGAGGTAGCCATCACCCTGGTTATCGCTTTGTTGTTGGTAATCCTGGTGGTTTACCTGTTTATTCAGGACTGGCGGGCAACGCTCATTCCTACCATTGCCATCCCGGTTTCGCTCATTGCTGCCTTTGCGCTGTTCCCTTTGCTGGGATTTTCCATCAACACCCTTTCACTATTGGGATTAGTGCTCGCCATCGGGATCGTGGTGGACGACGCCATTGTCGTGGTTGAAGCCGTTCAGGTCAACATTGCCAACGGAATGGACAGCAAGGAGGCTACCATCAAAGCGATGAAAGAAGTTACAGCGCCCGTGATCGCCACCACGCTTGTTTTGGTGGCCGTGTTCATCCCGGTTGCTGCCATGGGAGGGATTACCGGTCGGTTGTACCAGCAATTTGCCATCACCATTGCCGTTTCGGTTTGCTTCTCTTCCATCAATGCCTTAAGCCTGAGCCCGGCGCTCGCATCCCTGCTCTTGCGCAAACCTGCAGAACCGAAAGGACTACTTGGGAAATTCTTCAAGGGCTTCAACAAAGCGTTCGACAGGTCATCGGTGTCGTATATGAATGCGACCAACATCTTTGCCCGCAAAATCAAGCGCAGCGTCATCTACATCGGCATCGTGGTCGTTCTTATGATGGTACTGGGCAAAATGGTTCCGGGTGGCTTTATTCCGGAGGAAGATCAGGGCTACCTGTTTATCAATGTGCAGTTGCCCGATGCCTCATCGCTGCAACGCACCGACAAAGTACTGGACAGAGCCACAGCAATTCTGTCCCAGGTTGAATACGTAGCAAGTGCAACTTCAGCATCCGGTTTCAACATGCTCTCGGGAAGCAACTCAACCAACGCCGGCGTCATTTTCCTCACCCTGAAGGACTGGGCTGAACGTGACAAAACGGCTAACGAAATCGCTCAATATCTGAACTACCTGTTCTATTCCCAAATCAAGGAAGCCCAGGTTTACGCTTTCGGTCCACCGGCAATTCCGGGTTTGGGAAACGGCTCCGGTTTCTCACTCATGTTGCAGGACAAATCGGGAAGTAGCCCGCAGTACCTGGCCGAACAAGCTGCCAAATTTATCCAGGCAGCCAATCAACGTCCCGAAATCGCCCGGATTTTCACCACCTTCCGGGCGAATGTGCCACAACGCAAACTCAACATCAACCGCGACAAAGCTTTGAAGTCAGGCGTATCGCTCAACGATTTATACACCAGCATCAGTGTCTTTCTCGGCGGTGCCTATGTGAACGACTTCAACCGTTTTGGCCGGCTGTATAAAGCCTACATCCAGGCTGAACCCGAATACCGGCAAAACGGAGATCAACTCAATCTCTTCTTCGTGAAAAACCGCGATGGCGAAAGCTTGCCGCTATCCTCGCTGGTTGAGGTCGACAAAAGTTATGGCCCCGATTTCACGAACCGGTTTAACCTGTACCGATCGGCCGAATTGTCGGGAACACCGGCCGCTGGTTACACATCGACACAGGCTCTGGACGCACTCGAGCAAGTTGCTGCCGAAGTTCTGCCGGCAACCATGAGTTACGAGTGGTCTGGTATGTCGTACCAGGAAAAGAAAGCATCCGGTTCCGGATCCATCGTTTTCGTTTTCGCCCTGATCTTTGTGTTTCTGATCTTGGCCGCTCAATATGAAAGTTGGTCACTCCCCTTCAGCATTCTCCTTGGAACACCGTTTGCCGTCTTCGGAGCTATGCTGTTTGTGTGGATCGCGCGGTTCTTCAGCTTAAGTTTTGAGAACAATGTTTTTATGCAGATCTCGCTCGTCATGCTGATCGCCATGGCTGCTAAAAACGCCATCCTGATCGTCGAGTTTGCAAAATTAAAATTTGAAGAAGGACTGAGTCTTTACGATGCTGCTATCGAGTCGGCCCGCCTGCGTTTCCGCCCAATCCTGATGACGGCCTTCTCTTTCATCCTCGGGGTGTTCCCCCTGGTGATGGCATCAGGCGCCGGGGCCGAAGCCCGCAAGGTAATGGGGATGGCCCTGTTGGGAGGAATGGTGCTCGCGACAGTACTGGGCGTTTTACTTTACCCGATGCTCTTCATCCTAATCGGCAGACTTGCCGGCTACGAAAAGAAACGTGAACTGGCAGCAAAAAAACAACAATCATGA
- a CDS encoding efflux transporter outer membrane subunit, with the protein MKHYIRQIPLGIVATTLILLSSCLGTKDYVRPEVDTPDMFRFSEADTSYNTALEWWDLFDDPVLDTLIKTALERNSDLQATAYNVEAVRQQMAIQKADMFPQLNVSGQAMRGNFIGSVLPETTNSYLVAGQASWDLIFWGKYRKLNEAAKAQYLASEYGLISLRLSLITTVATTYFQLLEYREKQQIAESTFDIRDDSYQLIKQRFDAGIIPEIDLHHAQIQKSIAASAIPVYKRLAAYSENALCVLIGEAPDTIMTTQKLDAVHVVPDIPPGLPSDLLARRPDLLIAEQDLVAQYANVGVAQANCLPSISLTGTFGVASNELSSLSLSDPIWNFGGSLLAPIFNWSKNRNRVKAEQSRLQSAEENYRSVALYAFKEVEDVLIEISTLKEEQIALKEHVEAATGAMELSSERYDKGIASYIEYLESQRQAFDAQMNLVGNQQNILSAYAKLFQAVGGGWQ; encoded by the coding sequence ATGAAGCACTATATACGACAAATACCACTGGGAATAGTAGCCACTACCCTCATTTTACTCAGCAGCTGTCTGGGCACAAAGGATTACGTTCGCCCGGAAGTTGATACCCCGGATATGTTTCGTTTTTCGGAAGCAGATACCAGCTACAACACCGCTTTGGAATGGTGGGATCTTTTTGATGATCCGGTTTTGGACACGCTGATCAAAACAGCACTCGAGCGCAATAGCGATTTACAGGCAACGGCTTATAATGTAGAAGCAGTTCGTCAGCAGATGGCGATCCAGAAAGCAGACATGTTCCCCCAACTGAATGTGTCGGGCCAGGCCATGCGTGGGAATTTTATCGGGAGTGTTTTACCCGAAACGACCAACAGCTACCTGGTTGCCGGACAGGCAAGTTGGGACCTGATTTTCTGGGGCAAATACCGGAAGCTAAACGAGGCGGCAAAAGCGCAATACCTCGCTTCTGAATACGGATTGATTTCGCTTCGGCTTTCACTGATTACAACGGTAGCAACCACCTATTTTCAACTATTGGAGTACCGGGAAAAGCAGCAAATTGCAGAATCAACATTTGACATCCGCGACGATTCCTACCAACTGATCAAACAGCGGTTCGACGCCGGGATCATTCCGGAGATTGATCTGCATCATGCACAAATCCAAAAGTCGATTGCCGCCAGCGCCATACCGGTTTATAAACGCCTGGCCGCTTACTCCGAAAACGCTCTCTGCGTGTTGATTGGTGAGGCTCCCGATACGATCATGACAACACAAAAGCTGGACGCCGTTCATGTTGTGCCGGATATCCCTCCAGGTCTGCCATCTGATCTACTTGCCCGACGCCCCGACCTTTTGATTGCAGAGCAGGACCTGGTGGCGCAGTACGCCAATGTTGGTGTAGCCCAAGCCAATTGTCTTCCTTCGATCAGCCTAACCGGGACATTTGGAGTTGCCAGCAACGAACTGAGCTCGCTTTCGCTGAGTGATCCCATCTGGAACTTCGGCGGCAGCCTTCTGGCACCCATCTTTAACTGGAGTAAAAACCGCAACCGCGTGAAAGCCGAACAAAGTCGCCTGCAATCAGCAGAAGAAAACTACCGGAGCGTCGCGCTCTATGCTTTTAAAGAAGTGGAAGATGTACTGATTGAAATTTCTACTTTAAAGGAGGAACAAATTGCGTTGAAAGAACATGTTGAGGCTGCAACCGGCGCCATGGAATTGTCGTCGGAACGCTACGATAAAGGAATCGCCAGTTACATTGAGTACCTGGAAAGCCAGCGGCAGGCGTTTGACGCGCAAATGAACCTGGTGGGAAATCAGCAAAATATTTTATCCGCTTACGCCAAGCTGTTCCAGGCAGTTGGCGGAGGTTGGCAATAA
- a CDS encoding DUF4296 domain-containing protein, which yields MKNILSISLVLILLVGVSCQNKGYPKPDGLPSQNEMVDILYEIHLAEAIANRNRYTVRDSTKIESDDMYQAVLEKHGLNDSIMAMSVIYYSGKPKVYEKIYSKVVERLNVKIEDMKKKSELKVESPEAKE from the coding sequence ATGAAAAACATCCTTTCGATTAGCTTGGTTTTGATTTTGCTTGTTGGAGTTTCGTGCCAGAACAAGGGCTACCCAAAGCCTGACGGGCTACCAAGTCAGAATGAGATGGTGGATATTCTTTACGAAATTCATCTGGCAGAAGCGATCGCCAACCGCAATCGTTACACCGTTCGCGACAGTACCAAAATCGAATCGGATGACATGTATCAAGCCGTGCTCGAGAAACACGGCCTCAATGATTCGATCATGGCGATGTCTGTCATTTATTATTCGGGCAAGCCAAAAGTTTACGAAAAAATCTACTCAAAAGTCGTTGAACGCCTGAATGTAAAAATCGAGGACATGAAAAAAAAGAGCGAGTTGAAAGTTGAAAGCCCTGAAGCAAAAGAATGA
- a CDS encoding radical SAM protein produces MSTFLFDQIIFGPVKSRRLGVSLGINLLPTDSKVCSFDCIYCECGWTPRKREHKAELPQRGEVAKRLEAQLAKMKQNKELPDVITFAGNGEPTMHPDFAEIIDDTIALRNQYAPECRVAVLSNSTMIQKESVFNALLKIDDNILKLDSAIARTVELLDCPMGRFDLESIIDRLAQFGESASIQTLFVRGTHKGEKIDNTTPEELDAWMAALKKIKPGQVMIYTIARDTPAQGLEKISTEEMNKIADRVREAGFEVQVSA; encoded by the coding sequence ATGTCCACATTCCTGTTTGATCAAATCATATTTGGCCCGGTAAAAAGCCGCCGACTCGGCGTATCCCTGGGGATCAACCTGTTGCCAACCGACAGCAAGGTTTGTTCCTTCGATTGTATCTACTGCGAGTGTGGCTGGACTCCCCGTAAACGGGAACACAAAGCAGAGTTGCCGCAAAGGGGGGAAGTTGCCAAACGATTGGAAGCGCAGCTGGCCAAGATGAAGCAAAACAAGGAACTTCCGGACGTGATTACCTTCGCCGGAAACGGTGAACCAACCATGCATCCCGATTTTGCTGAGATTATTGACGACACCATTGCCCTGCGCAATCAATATGCCCCGGAGTGCCGTGTTGCGGTGCTGTCCAATTCCACGATGATCCAGAAGGAAAGCGTTTTCAATGCCCTGCTGAAAATTGACGACAACATCCTGAAGCTCGACTCGGCAATCGCCCGGACCGTTGAGCTGCTCGATTGCCCGATGGGCCGTTTCGACCTGGAGTCCATTATTGATCGCCTGGCTCAATTCGGAGAATCGGCTTCAATTCAAACCTTGTTTGTGCGAGGCACCCACAAAGGCGAAAAAATCGACAACACCACGCCCGAGGAACTGGACGCCTGGATGGCAGCTTTGAAAAAGATTAAGCCGGGACAGGTGATGATTTACACCATCGCGCGTGACACCCCTGCCCAGGGACTGGAAAAAATCAGCACCGAAGAGATGAATAAGATAGCCGACCGCGTAAGAGAAGCCGGCTTCGAAGTGCAGGTTTCAGCCTAG
- a CDS encoding DUF2147 domain-containing protein, translating to MKKFLFLLALGLYLNVASAQNSKSITGIWWNEEKTSKIEVVEQNGKYVGKIVYMIPEKYENGQPPKDTKNPEESLQNRSILGLQILDGLTFNLDEKQWEEGHIYDPKSGKTYDCYAWFDGSTDKLYLKGYVVGIKWLGKSTEWTRTSLN from the coding sequence ATGAAGAAATTCCTCTTTTTGCTGGCATTGGGTTTATACCTGAACGTGGCGTCGGCCCAGAATTCGAAGAGTATCACCGGTATTTGGTGGAACGAAGAAAAAACGTCGAAAATTGAAGTGGTTGAGCAAAACGGAAAGTACGTTGGAAAGATTGTTTACATGATTCCGGAAAAGTACGAGAACGGTCAACCGCCGAAGGATACGAAAAATCCGGAAGAGTCATTGCAGAACCGCTCAATTCTGGGACTTCAGATTCTGGATGGTCTGACTTTCAATCTGGACGAGAAGCAATGGGAAGAAGGTCACATCTACGATCCGAAATCCGGTAAAACCTACGATTGCTATGCCTGGTTCGACGGATCGACCGACAAGCTTTACCTGAAAGGTTATGTTGTTGGTATTAAGTGGTTGGGCAAATCAACTGAGTGGACACGCACCAGCCTCAACTAG